A part of Aricia agestis chromosome 13, ilAriAges1.1, whole genome shotgun sequence genomic DNA contains:
- the LOC121733116 gene encoding uncharacterized protein LOC121733116 isoform X1, whose protein sequence is MTSTPTKDSSNYFTPKELPTPTKDHSGVTKTIFTHISNLHGLLNDWDKLQLKGKKICRSISSIKLHEFQDNYYPHEVKVLVETLLEVVDGLHDVCAGIELLDKQINSLSKLQPLDTPLMQTWTASQISENVSNLHDSFKQEFHLKKTILENIAHCRDENLMETYTSAWEYNLYFEMDKFTYLFMEFGITI, encoded by the exons ATGACTTCGACACCAACCAAAGATTCAAGTAATTACTTCACACCAAAAG aaCTACCAACACCTACTAAAGACCACAGTGGGGTTACTAAAACAATCTTCACACACATATCAAATTTACATGGTTTGTTAAATGATTGGGACAAGTTACAGttaaaagggaaaaaaataTGCAGATCGATATCATCAATAAAATTACATGAATTTCAAGATAACTACTACCCTCATGAAGTTAAAGTTTTAGTGGAGACATTATTGGAAGTAGTTGATGGGCTACATGATGTATGTGCAG GAATAGAATTATTGGACAAACAAATTAACTCTTTAAGTAAACTGCAGCCGTTGGACACTCCCCTTATGCAGACATGGACAGCCAGTCAGATATCTGAAAATGTATCAAACTTACATGATTCATTTAAACAAGAATTTCATTTGAAAAAGACTATTTTGG AAAACATCGCTCACTGCAGAGACGAGAACTTGATGGAAACATACACAAGTGCTTGGGAATACAATTTGTACTTTGAAATGGACAAGTTTACATATTTATTCATGGAATTTGGAATAACTATTTGA
- the LOC121733116 gene encoding uncharacterized protein LOC121733116 isoform X2, which produces MTSTPTKDSSNYFTPKELPTPTKDHSGVTKTIFTHISNLHGLLNDWDKLQLKGKKICRSISSIKLHEFQDNYYPHEVKVLVETLLEVVDGLHDVCAGIELLDKQINSLSKLQPLDTPLMQTWTASQISENVSNLHDSFKQEFHLKKTILGKILITKTSLTAETRT; this is translated from the exons ATGACTTCGACACCAACCAAAGATTCAAGTAATTACTTCACACCAAAAG aaCTACCAACACCTACTAAAGACCACAGTGGGGTTACTAAAACAATCTTCACACACATATCAAATTTACATGGTTTGTTAAATGATTGGGACAAGTTACAGttaaaagggaaaaaaataTGCAGATCGATATCATCAATAAAATTACATGAATTTCAAGATAACTACTACCCTCATGAAGTTAAAGTTTTAGTGGAGACATTATTGGAAGTAGTTGATGGGCTACATGATGTATGTGCAG GAATAGAATTATTGGACAAACAAATTAACTCTTTAAGTAAACTGCAGCCGTTGGACACTCCCCTTATGCAGACATGGACAGCCAGTCAGATATCTGAAAATGTATCAAACTTACATGATTCATTTAAACAAGAATTTCATTTGAAAAAGACTATTTTGGGTAAGATATTAATTACT AAAACATCGCTCACTGCAGAGACGAGAACTTGA